The DNA sequence ACCATCTCGCCGCGCTGCTCTCGGCTTCGGCCGAGCGGAAGCCTCAGCTCGCGTACGAAGTGAACATGGGTACGCTGATGAACGTGCTCGAGGTCGCGCGCGAGGCGGAGTGTGCCGTCTTCACACCCAGCTCGATCGGTGCGTTCGGTCCCGGTACTCCTCCCGATCCCGCGCCGCAGGACACAATTCAGCGACCCAGCACGATGTACGGTGTCACGAAAGTCGCCGGAGAGCTGCTGTGCGATTACTACCACACGCGGTTCAATGTGGACACGCGCGGGCTGCGCTTCCCCGGTCTGATCTCATACGTCGCACCGCCGGGGGGCGGCACCACGGATTATGCGGTGGAGATCTTCTACGAAGCGCTCGAGCACGGCCGCTACACCTGCTTCCTGTCGGCGGACATGCAGCTGGACATGATGTACATGCCGGACGCGGTACGTGCTGCGATCGAGGTCATGGAGGCGGATCCGGCGCGATTGCAGCATCGCAACGCATTCAACGTGACGGCGATGCAGCTCACGCCCGCAACGCTCGCCGACGCGATCCGGCTGGAGCTGCCGGGTTTCGAGATCACCTACGACGTCGACCCCGTGCGGCAGGGGATCGCCGAATCATGGCCGCGCCGCATCGATGACAGCGCTGCCCGCAGTGAATGGGGGTGGAGCCATCGCTACGATCTGGCTTCAATGACGAAAGACATGCTGAGTCACCTCAGAATCAAGCTCGGCGCGGGCGCCGGCAACACAGGGAGCTGAAATGCCGCTCGATCGGGTCGCAGGAGTCCTCGCGGCGCACGTCTCCGACCTGGAGGAGCGCGGTACCGCCAAGGGCGCGGAGACGGTGGTGACGGAGGTGGTGCGCCCACGCGGT is a window from the Longimicrobiales bacterium genome containing:
- a CDS encoding L-threonine 3-dehydrogenase; the protein is MKRILVTGAAGQVGTELVPALRAAYGEDAVLASDVRRPDDGSLTEGPFEVLDCLDAAAIADAVRRHRADTIYHLAALLSASAERKPQLAYEVNMGTLMNVLEVAREAECAVFTPSSIGAFGPGTPPDPAPQDTIQRPSTMYGVTKVAGELLCDYYHTRFNVDTRGLRFPGLISYVAPPGGGTTDYAVEIFYEALEHGRYTCFLSADMQLDMMYMPDAVRAAIEVMEADPARLQHRNAFNVTAMQLTPATLADAIRLELPGFEITYDVDPVRQGIAESWPRRIDDSAARSEWGWSHRYDLASMTKDMLSHLRIKLGAGAGNTGS